From Clarias gariepinus isolate MV-2021 ecotype Netherlands chromosome 18, CGAR_prim_01v2, whole genome shotgun sequence:
atgtttttttacataaatattctgTGAATTACACTGCAATAAATTGTAAAGCTGtctacatttttttgtattttttaaagaattattctggcaaccacagctgccagttttttttttttttttttttttgtaaaaacaactgatttttttttacagtataaatgaaTTTGTAGAATTACCTATCTTTGTCAGTTTTTAGCCCCAGTCTTAATGTTGTCTCTTAGCTGAGACTTTCCTGATAGAgacaaaaagtatttgctctgcaatgtttaacatgttggtaaaaaaaaaaaaaaaatcagataagtgacagaaaacaattaaaattattagagggacaaaaataaagggacataaaaataattacaataacattTTCTGATTACCCTTTACACACTCAGGGTCTGCATCTGCAAAAGTCATCTTTAATTCCTGCAgcagatactgtatgtcatcACTGCCTGATAtatcataaaataaacttattcTTTGTGGAAAGAGAGTAgtatcattaattacatttaaaatgattatgtaaAACCCCATACAtagcatgtaaaaaaacaacaacccaggggtagctcagtggttagggcgctggactatggttcggaagatcccaggttcaaaccccacaaccaccgagttgccacagttgggcccttgagcaaggcccttaaccctcaactgctcagatgtgtactgagataaaaatgtaagttgctctggataagagcatctgccaaatgcctaaatgtaaatatgttacCCAGTTTGTGAATTGTGTTTATGTGGGTTGTTTCTGAATTATGAAGGCTCCTTATAGCTTCCTGTAATGTTGAATTAAAACCGCTTTAAACAACTTTTTATAATTCAGATGTgacaaacttttaaatatgctgGACACCTACAACAATGCAAGTAACAAAAAGGAGATGTGTCGTCAAATGCTTAGGCTAACTTGGCAAGGTATAATTTACTACTGTATTGTCAGGCAACATAAAGGTCAACTTACCGCATTGCCCACGTTATGCGCCCTCTTAGCTCTTTTATGCACATGGCTAGACTCTTCCTGCGGTCTTCTCTCATCAAACTTGCGCTCAAATGCATCAAGACTCTGGATATCCTCTTTGAGAAGAGCAGTGTGTGCAGCTTGTTTCTCCTTCAAACCCTTAAGCTGAAGAGACAAAGGCACACCATGGCTAATCCCCCCACCCGGCTATGATAAGAGGGACAGCACCTCTTTCTGCTAGTCATTAATATACAAAAGGCATTTACACCTCACAGCCATCAGCTCTCACTGCTAGCTGTGAGGATTCCTAGAAAGTTTCACCGATTCCAGTATATATCCACATACATGAGgtatctggcaaaaaaaaaattcttatgatCAAACCCCTGGTTATTATTACAGCCACTACTATGTTGTAGACcacattatgtgtgtatgttgccGTTTTAAGAGTTGTCGCCCCTccctacatgtgtgtgtgtgctgctcacTCCGAAACGCTTTATTcctttaccctttttttttacttttattgtatgttttgtattataatttcgTCACACTGAAAGAGGCcgataaaggttttgtgctgaacgtTATTCTTGGCTCTGAGatctttttgttcttgtttattatataaaggTGTTCCTTCAgttaaaaacaactagtttgagatttaaatctgcttgtcttgtttaaattacactagaatacaccccccacccccgcTTACTACTTTTATTTGggtagatttttataatggtaactttacttCTAAAATTTCAACTTTCAATTAAGGTAACAGTACTTGTACTTGAGTACAAAAGTTTGTTACTTCTTCCACCTCtgatcaatatatttaaaagttaTAGGCTTTTTAATAgaatgttttataatggtattagttttatttcaataaatatttaatatttaatgtcctTAGTGTGCAATtttcacagcagcagcaacaggtaTCCGAGGGGCTTATGTCACCATGGTAATGCACAGAGGAAGTGACGTCTGTGCTGGTGACTTTACAATGTGTTACAAATAGTGGAGTTTTGTCGAGCAAGAAGCAGGAAGCACCCTTTGTGCACTTCGGAATGGAACATAGCTCCTAGTCTTCCACTTCCTGCCTCTAAAGTGTTTCCATGTGATTTGTTCCTATTTACACACCCTGTCCTCTAGGGGGCAGAAAAGGGACTTCTGTAACAGACTGTTAAAGAGTGACAGGAAGCAGTTCATGTGAGGTTTATGgtgaaacgtctcgggttactttgctgtaaccctgttccctgaaaaggcgggaacgagatgctgtgtaaaaaacactatgggaacatctttctgtgttgtaaagcatgtgtgtatcaaacacgcaaaattttggcatatttaacctcggtcaggtgacatcatctgataaagcacacctgcaggttataaataggagtgaaccggaaacattcctcagatcaattttgtctgaaaaggacgtccagtcacgcaggcagtgcggaattggagtgcagcatctcgttcccgccttttcagtaaacggggttacagcaaagtaacccgagatgttccctttaaaggctacactcaatgctgcgtgaaaacgctatgggaacaagaataccaacgccgctgcacagcaagtgtctggaccccaaggttgtaaagagtgtgcgcacaaaggccgaggaggtctcagaactatctctGAGAGGCTGATTCAAGGACCTGTGAGctcggagtagcatgaacatccagaccatagaatctcacaaatgtgtgcggaggggaccaacctgccgcataacacacttgctgcaggggaaaccCTTTTGCCAGCACAATAGataaggcaatccccctggtcagATAAGCCCTGATTCCTTGAGGCAAAGTAAGACCACacgcctcgtaggctagggcaatagcatctcccactgatgtgatgaaaaaaggctgctctgacttacaccactggctagtgcggtggacgtaaatctaaagagtgCGTACTGAAGATAGCAGGTGAACCCTATCCTGCTCTGGAGCTGCAAAAGGTGgtggacagaaggcttcaaggaaaactgggtgcatggtcaagaatgaaaatagtttgggtgaggatgctgaatagctctgactatcccaggggcaaagtctaggcaggaagggaagcctgcagatctcccaAAAGTGATAAGAAAAACAatcttgagggtcagaagccagacaggcgctgactctagtggtttgggaGGTGGTGTCCGCTCTAGTGGTGTCTGCCAGACCCCATccgtcagaacatgacaagccgaaatagcggctacatACATTCcaagggtactagggcataagcccaagGAACTTCTTGCacaactccagcactgaaacaattcggcattggactgggtctacatgttccgccatgcaccactttcaaATACCCTCTCCTTGAGGGCATACATTCTTCTAGTGTGTTAAAGGTACCAGGGCTCCCAACTCCATATGCCCTGGAGTGTAAATTGCCTTGAGGGACAGAAACTTGTCTTGTCCCAAAGCAGAAGCGGCGCAGCACAGTGCCAAAATGTacatcgccctgagggacagggactcgccctgtgcccaaagcagaaactGGTGCTCTAACtcattcaagcggcgcgagcacagtttgccccggcgattatgtacgagactaccctAGTGTGCACTTGCACTAGGGCATGGTAGCCTCTTAACTGCTTCAGGAagtgtttcagggccaaaataaagccatcagttcagctcccttgggctggatggcCAGCTACCCCAGCCCATGAaagaagcgtctgtcgttagcattggCAACGACAAAAAGACGcacgtagagtgggacccaacgTCAGAAACCGGgttctgaaccacatagaaagggtatgaagccacctggcgcgtaacccgtATTCGActccggggattggcccttaaGTAATCtcctggcttttagctaaaaTGTACATCGCCCTGTGAGACAGGAACTCGTCCTGTGCCCCCAAGGGgaaagaccgcaccccagcccgtgaggaaggcatctgtcattagcatctgcgacgacagaTAGACGCACGTAGagtgtcgaagcgctagctactgagactgagCCAGCATAGTTAGTCGTCATAAAAACAGCCGATAGCACAgaccgtctgctttgttgcacaaagagacaggtctgtggcttaGCGTAATTCCAGGAACGACGTTGTAGAGCCGCGCCAGTGCTTAaatctttcagcaggtcagcttGATCAGATGCCTGAATCTTTTCCCCACTAGGGAAGAtcagtctacacggcttggtgggAAGTGTATGCTTCTTTTCAGGGagaatgatgtcccaggagagaaaTAGCCCAAGCGTCTTTTCtaactgggacatcatcatataaccacgCCTTCGCATCAACAACATTCGAATAATTCGAAGATGATGGCACGAAAACACGGGAAGAACAAggctattccatgaaagagttagcTCGTCATGAAGTTTGCTGagaaagaagggagagagagcgcCATTTATCCGAGGCTCCTCCCCCCAGCCACCCGACAGCAatctgttgtctttttttttcgaGCGCTTGAAGTGAAAACTTCCTCATCTGGCGAGGACACGCGAGAAAGGCGGATTCCTGTCTCCTGCACGTCTGCCAGATTGCACTTTTTAACCCAGGAATGTGCCGAAACAACGGTGTGGAAATCGCGTTCCGAAAGAGCGGAGGCATGAATCTCCTGACAAACttcaccatatcggtgagttaatacttttaaattcgcttgcacacatcacatgcaaacacaatatTCGGTCTTTTGaaaacaaaaagatctgagaattgtttccggttcactcctatttataacctgcaggtgcgcttcatcagatgacgtcacctgaccgaggttatataagccaacaTTTGGcgttgatacacacatgcttcacaaccggcaacacacaaagatgttcccatagcattttcacgcagcatcgagtgtagcctttgaaagggaacacttCATCTCACCAACACTACAGTTAATCCTGTAGTATGTCTAGTTCACTCAGATAAAAAGACTTACGTACAGAACACTGATATTAAACATTGATAAATTTAAGatgattaaaatgtattgtGTAATCTAACTctacaaacagagagagaaaaagtgacTACTGTTTACACTGCAGTACGCTATCAGTTTAGTATCAGAAATATCTTCAtaacacacgcacgcgcacacacacacacacacacacacacacacacacacacttcctgagtGGTTTTCTGTGACTGGCTTAAGTAGATGTGACCAAGTATTGCTTTGTACTTATATCACACACACCCTGCATagtcagagagacagagacagtgagtgtgtgtacgatAACTAACagaacattattaattattattatctgaggAGTTTGTGAGTCTGGATGTAGAATGGAGATGGTCCTCATCTTCACCTTCTGCCTGATTCTAGGTAAGTACAAACACTTCCAAATCCTCAtcagtctcagtgttcagtATCAGTGTCACATTAAAGCTTTGCACTGATGGACATTTAGCACAGAACTTTTATAGAGAGGTTCCAGTGTTTAAAGTAGTGAAGTTCTCAGGGGTGCTGAGAGCTCCTGATTATCTTCAGAAGCACACAGAGGAGCTTCCACTTCACTTACTGCATGAGGAAACCTACATGTTCAAGTCACCTACACATGGGAACATTATCTCTACTTATTTTCAGTGTAAAATTGACTTTGAAGAGTTTGTGTATCTGTATACGAGCTGAACAACAGTCCTTAACTACAGGTTATGTGTTTAAAGATCAGGACTAATGCTTTATCAGTGCAGTCGGCCTGCAGTCTCATCTCTCTTCTTCCTGTTGTTCAACACAGAATGTGAGTTTAGTGTTTTCTATCGAGTCTAGCCGAGAGCAGATAGTCCTGTTGTAGGACGTGTAGGATTTAGATTATTAGTCTCTGAGTGTTATTTAAAATCCCTGTATTGGTTtctcctactgtatgtgtatctgTTGTACCTGTCTCTTCTCTTACACGTGTCACAATGTTTACACTTTAATATTCCTGGATACTGAGCTTCATTTTGGTCTTATATGTTACACCATGGTCCTGGATCATATTtcattccactgtatattattctcCAGCTGGTACTGATGCTGTAACTACAGTAACTGGATACAGAGGACGATCAGTTCAGATTAAATGTTACTACACATCTGGATATGAAAAGAACAACAAGTATCTCTGCAGAGGTAAATGTCCCACCTGGGACCTTATAGATGTTCCTGTTCAGTCTGGATCTCCTGATAAAGACCCCAGATTCTCTCTGTATGACGACACAACAGCCAAAGTCTTCACCGTCACCATCACTGATCTGACAACAAGGGATGAAGGAACTTACTGGTGTGGGATAGAGCAGATAGGGTATGATAAATACACAGAGATTCTACTGCTGGTTAAAACGGGTAAGTGAGaagagtttattattttttcattaaattaatttaataaataatgcgAACTGTCTGGATTTTAACAATACACTTTACTGTACATTCTTCACAGATGCTCCTACCATCAGTGCTGTgtcatacaccacacacaccacttcaACACAGTCCATGAGTCCATCAGTGCATGCTGAGAATACacattcaagttcaagttcaagtaggctttattgtcattacaaccatatacagttagtacacagtgaaacgaaacaacgttcctccaggaccaaggtgctacatgcaacataaatttacaacataaattaacagagacactaaactagctaaccaagaggcctagttaactggctagcagagacaggacagtcACATTCAACAAGTATGAACTTCTTGCCTGTCCTCCTCATCACATTTCTTTCACATTGTTTATAGTATCTCATCTTTTTTCCAGCTAATCCACTGAATGATGATAatgtcacattattattattattattattattattattattattatttgactaTTCCCCAGTTTCCTGCTTAATTTAGTCCTATctaattcctccccatcactggTGGTCTCCCACATTACCACTCAGtcgggccaaagactatcacgtatTTCCTCTGAACCCTgtgatgccagccgaccgcatctttttcgaactgctcgctcatgcactTTGTATAattaatgtgagagcactaAGTACCCCTCATCCCTCCCCAATCAGCTCTcactaggcctccggctgtgagtgGTTGCAGCATTACCCGGAAATTTAACTCGCAATCTCTGGATGACAGGAGGAGCACTTTACTACTACTAAATCACTACAGATGAGATCCTGCCAgctgtgtgtacagatgtggccattaagaatgcatgTCTCAAAGAAAGGAATCTCACCACCCTGATTATTTAGGAACTTCATAGACTTTTTATGCATTTGGTTGCATGTTACTTGTTTCCTCAAACCAAAATTTAATGGTAAATCAGACTTGATTTgacctgaaagaaaaaaaagtttccctTTCCATCATAGACCTTTTGTCTGCATCACAAACTAAAACTTAGCTCAGACAGTTGTATTGGGTTTTATCTCTTTACAGAAGTGCTGCAATTATTGCTGGGTTTAAAACACACAGactccatttatttctctttattacGGCTCACCAAACCCACAGTACAAGGAAAGTAAAGAATAATAAACATCCTGGATCTGGAATTAGAGGTATTTTTTAGAGGCTACATTTGGCGAGTAGCCTatgaatttgtgtttgttgcatttcaggGGATggatgtctgcatttttatctgTCACGAATTTATCAGCCTTTTGCTCAAAACgttgccttttgtaaagtaaaagtcCGCACCGCACgttcaaacaaacattttacattcgcTAAAAGACATATTTACAACCACATTTCAACCATTTACAGACAACATGCATCGTgcattgaagtttttttttttgtgatctcagtattttataagtaaaataaaactgcTCACAACGGCACTCACTTTTACTTTGTAAAAGGCAGCATTTATTTAGCGAGTGTATATTTGTGCTTTGTTGCATTTCTGGGGGATCAATATGTCAAATCAGTAAAATAACAGAATGAATATATACTCGATAAAGTGAACGTCATTTTCTcgggaaaatgttttttctttattgatgtCTTCTGAAGGTGCTAAATGTTGACACTGTatgttaacactatcagatagcctactatcagtaaatgtaattaattttaagaaaatttaaaccgaggcattgccatgttttttattagtttatccTTGTTAAAACAACTATATaacaaactttttattattaattttaaagcacAATTTAGAACAtaacatttcattattataaacataatttaaagcacatgtacaaTGTactatcatgaaagatctataACAAAATAAGTTTCATGTCATTCCATTTGCCATCTGATGGACATTCGGTGAAGCgcagcacatttattttaattgtgggATTCAGTGGCACTCCTTGAGACGAATTGTGGACTTCCGCAGGAATAAAtatgcattcttaatggccacatttGTACATGTGGCGTCGAAGAATGCTTTAGGAATATTACTATGCTTTGGGAATTAACTGTCAACAAGAATtccttttaactttttattcattacattttgtttttgtatttaaactaTTAAGTTGCCTCCAATCTCCTGCCATACAGTGGGTTCCAGATTGTTCTGTAAAAGTGTCCTGCTAAACAGCCACAAGGTACAAACTGTGCCAATAAACAGAGATGTCGAGCTGCAGAAATA
This genomic window contains:
- the LOC128506970 gene encoding CMRF35-like molecule 9, with amino-acid sequence MEMVLIFTFCLILAGTDAVTTVTGYRGRSVQIKCYYTSGYEKNNKYLCRGKCPTWDLIDVPVQSGSPDKDPRFSLYDDTTAKVFTVTITDLTTRDEGTYWCGIEQIGYDKYTEILLLVKTDAPTISAVSYTTHTTSTQSMSPSVHAENTHSSSTNPLNDDNNTVSLPRISISPIISAVSVVPVLLLFVLLIIITIQRKKKTRGPQHQNVQNPRSLTHNQTHQSVHLCNVSCFPQISSQPGDKIFAIYHILIEKHILKQDVNGKTRNSAKHKKEWRKTCCLMLCAVVTEAQKLPGFQKNLEVSCHEDIR